Genomic DNA from Silvanigrella paludirubra:
TCTCATTTAAAACACGAGAACCACTGTAATAGAATTTATTTTCTACATTTCCAGAGTCTTTTTGAGAAACAAGAATGCCAGAACCATTGTAACGATATTCTGTTACATTACCTTCTTTTGTAAATGTCTCTAGTCTGTTAAATGGAGAATAAGTTAATGTGTTACCATCACCATCTTTTGTTACGTTACCGTCAGCATCATACTCAAGAGCGCTGTTTTTTGTTCCTTGTGCATCGGTAGTTGCATATGCAACAAGTCTACTTGGATCTTTATCTGAATAATTATATGTCGTTAAACTTGTACCACCCTTCACAAACGATACTTTTGCTGTCTTAATATTATTTAAGCTATCAAACGTATATTCTTCAGAAGCAATACTTTGACCATTTTGATCTTTAGGACATGCTGTTCCAGAACAGTTGTATTGAGAAAGGTTATTCATAATGTCATATGCATAATTTTCTTTTGCACTTAATCCTGAACCTTCTTCATTCGTTCTTGTTCTAGATGAAATATTCATATCCTTTTTATAGGTATAGCTATAAGAAAGTATCCTACTTCTATTTTCAGCAAAATGGCTTAAGTTTTCAAGGGAACCCATCTCATTGTATGAGTAAATAGATTGCGCATTATTTGGAAGTATTTTACTAGAAATTCTACCAAACTTATCATAATAATATTGCTCAACCTGATTATTATTACCCATTGCTCTAAATTCAGTCGCCTCTAATTTACCATTTGTTTTGCTATAATGATAAATTGTTTGGTTATTTGCTATATCCGTAATTCCTATCATGGAACCTTGCAAATCATAATTATAAGATATTTTTTTATTATCTGGATAAGTAACAGATTCTAAACTGTTATCTAAATTATATGTATAATTTGTTTTACCAGTTGCGTCTGTCATAGATAATAATTTTTGAGATAAATTATCGTAAACATAACTTGAATTATATTTACCAGAATCTCCAGCTACTTCCTTTTTGATCATTTGATTAAATGCATTATAAGTGTATTTAATTTCTTTTCCAGAACGTTGTATTTGGCTTACCATATTGCCTTTGTTATCATAAGCATATCTAATGGCATTGCCTGCTGGATCTGAATCACTCATCATCAATCCAAGTTCATTATATGTCCTGTTTCCTAAAACAACTTCTTTCCCATTTTGTAAAACAACGGACTTTTGAATTACTTTATCTTCAAACATTTCATCATAAACATATTTAATACGACGACCATCTGGAAATATTTCAATTAATTTCTGACCAAT
This window encodes:
- a CDS encoding RHS repeat protein, which translates into the protein DGEISPISVVTYNDMNKVASTQLLKSDKSFYSVSSNKYDAYGNPSESVDVNGNKIKYVYNQIGQKLIEIFPDGRRIKYVYDEMFEDKVIQKSVVLQNGKEVVLGNRTYNELGLMMSDSDPAGNAIRYAYDNKGNMVSQIQRSGKEIKYTYNAFNQMIKKEVAGDSGKYNSSYVYDNLSQKLLSMTDATGKTNYTYNLDNSLESVTYPDNKKISYNYDLQGSMIGITDIANNQTIYHYSKTNGKLEATEFRAMGNNNQVEQYYYDKFGRISSKILPNNAQSIYSYNEMGSLENLSHFAENRSRILSYSYTYKKDMNISSRTRTNEEGSGLSAKENYAYDIMNNLSQYNCSGTACPKDQNGQSIASEEYTFDSLNNIKTAKVSFVKGGTSLTTYNYSDKDPSRLVAYATTDAQGTKNSALEYDADGNVTKDGDGNTLTYSPFNRLETFTKEGNVTEYRYNGSGILVSQKDSGNVENKFYYSGSRVLNE